One region of Nitrospinaceae bacterium genomic DNA includes:
- a CDS encoding Na+/H+ antiporter subunit E, producing MALFVFWIFLSASFEWIHLVLGLTFSLAVAWINSGHSLFVPKFRLWLRILLYLPWLSYKIVESSVHLSKLILHPALPIAPQLISVDSKLRHHGAIVLLGNSITLTPGTITAEVDRNKLVVHAIDKVSSEDVASRQMEMKIADIFKDEEPDL from the coding sequence ATGGCGCTGTTTGTGTTTTGGATTTTTTTATCTGCCAGCTTTGAATGGATTCATCTTGTTTTGGGGCTTACGTTTTCCCTCGCTGTCGCCTGGATCAACTCTGGTCATTCGCTTTTTGTTCCGAAATTTCGTTTGTGGCTCAGAATCCTCCTTTATCTTCCATGGCTTTCTTATAAAATTGTTGAAAGCAGCGTTCATTTGTCCAAGCTTATTTTGCACCCTGCGCTTCCCATTGCTCCTCAATTGATTTCTGTGGATTCAAAACTGCGCCACCACGGAGCCATTGTTCTTCTAGGTAATTCCATTACGTTAACCCCTGGAACCATCACCGCGGAGGTTGACCGTAATAAACTCGTTGTTCATGCGATAGATAAAGTTTCAAGCGAGGATGTTGCAAGCAGGCAGATGGAAATGAAAATTGCTGACATTTTTAAGGACGAAGAGCCGGATTTATGA
- a CDS encoding cation:proton antiporter produces the protein MKTFLLYVMVLLALLIGAYLYRVLRGPTIFDRVLGLNGISTKAIILLIVIGMYFGRVDMFIDISTGYALLNLVGALAVAKFLEQKGHP, from the coding sequence ATGAAAACCTTTCTTCTTTACGTTATGGTGTTGCTGGCGCTTCTCATTGGTGCGTATCTGTACCGTGTCCTGCGGGGCCCCACAATTTTTGATCGTGTGTTGGGTCTCAATGGAATTTCCACCAAGGCAATTATTTTGCTTATTGTCATTGGTATGTATTTTGGCCGAGTCGATATGTTCATTGATATCTCGACGGGGTATGCCCTGCTAAATTTAGTCGGAGCGCTTGCCGTGGCCAAATTTTTGGAACAAAAGGGACATCCGTAG
- a CDS encoding sodium:proton antiporter yields MDILSIIFIVAGLFFLIVAAIGVVRLPDVFSRSHAVSLTDSLGAFLMLIGMSLHEGLDKNTLKILVVLALLYILNPVIAHATIRAALRSGIKPWKKETP; encoded by the coding sequence ATGGATATACTTTCCATTATTTTTATTGTGGCGGGATTATTTTTTCTGATCGTTGCGGCGATTGGTGTGGTTCGACTGCCCGATGTGTTCAGTCGTTCTCATGCCGTATCATTGACGGATTCCTTAGGGGCTTTTTTGATGTTAATTGGAATGTCCTTGCATGAGGGACTGGACAAAAATACGCTGAAAATTCTTGTGGTGTTGGCCTTGCTGTATATTCTAAATCCAGTCATTGCCCATGCCACGATTCGCGCGGCTCTCCGGTCTGGTATAAAACCCTGGAAAAAGGAAACCCCATGA
- a CDS encoding cation:proton antiporter, translating to MIFPYEIPLLLLLLITAAGAIMVKDLISAVLLLGSYSFFLALVWAGLGAVDVAFVEAVVGAGLATVLFLLTLFGTAPKDNRLRRPPPSLITLIVFPLLGVLLLYAASDLPEFGDPNSPASVRISPVYLEQSYTDTHTPNVVTSVLMDYRSLDTMVETVVIFASGIACALLLRRHG from the coding sequence ATGATTTTTCCATATGAAATTCCTTTGCTCCTTCTCCTGCTTATTACGGCCGCTGGCGCCATCATGGTTAAGGACTTGATAAGTGCTGTTCTGCTCCTGGGTTCTTATAGTTTTTTCCTGGCCTTGGTATGGGCGGGCCTCGGAGCTGTGGATGTCGCCTTCGTGGAAGCCGTCGTAGGAGCCGGGCTAGCCACTGTTTTGTTTCTATTAACTCTATTCGGTACGGCGCCCAAAGACAATCGGCTTCGGCGCCCTCCTCCTTCTCTGATAACGTTAATTGTTTTTCCTCTCTTGGGAGTTCTTTTGCTCTATGCCGCGAGCGATCTTCCTGAGTTTGGAGACCCGAATTCTCCAGCGAGTGTTCGTATTTCGCCAGTCTATCTCGAGCAGAGCTATACCGATACCCACACCCCGAATGTTGTGACTTCGGTACTGATGGACTATCGATCGCTTGATACGATGGTCGAAACGGTCGTAATTTTTGCGTCCGGCATTGCATGTGCCTTACTGCTTAGGAGACATGGATAA
- a CDS encoding cation:proton antiporter — translation MIRPHDSIIVHTLGRFLIPVVQIFGLYVLFFGQYGPGGGFVGGVILGTGMILSVLIFGHDASRSQIVKKVLHGDGVGMLIYAGVGGLCMIGGGEFLNYANLEIPGLETASRRSLGIVLTQIGVALDVAVTAVSIVFSLSAEEIIEDSING, via the coding sequence ATGATACGCCCGCACGACAGCATTATCGTTCATACCTTAGGGCGCTTTCTCATTCCGGTGGTCCAAATTTTTGGTTTGTATGTGTTGTTTTTTGGGCAATACGGACCTGGCGGAGGCTTTGTGGGTGGGGTGATTCTGGGCACGGGGATGATCTTATCGGTTTTGATTTTTGGTCATGACGCTTCCCGCAGTCAAATCGTCAAAAAGGTTTTGCACGGTGATGGGGTCGGAATGCTGATCTACGCAGGGGTAGGTGGTTTGTGCATGATTGGAGGTGGAGAGTTTCTCAATTATGCGAATTTGGAAATTCCAGGTTTAGAAACTGCTTCTCGAAGATCTTTAGGAATCGTACTCACTCAAATCGGTGTGGCATTAGATGTTGCGGTAACAGCCGTTTCCATTGTGTTTAGCTTATCTGCTGAAGAGATTATCGAGGATTCAATAAATGGTTGA
- a CDS encoding Na+/H+ antiporter subunit C, with protein sequence MVDALFTVLQRPNFLTFVILFLWGFYIMVTRFNLVKKLIGLYLVQTSVIFFLVSISAKKDATVPVLLSTTEPVQAASYLNPLPHVLTLTAIVVGVATTGVGLALCGAIYRQYGSLDEEKILEKLE encoded by the coding sequence ATGGTTGACGCATTATTTACGGTTTTGCAGCGACCCAATTTTTTGACATTTGTCATCCTTTTTTTGTGGGGCTTTTATATCATGGTCACGCGATTCAATCTCGTAAAGAAACTCATCGGGTTGTATCTGGTGCAAACCAGCGTGATCTTTTTCCTGGTGTCTATTAGTGCGAAGAAGGACGCGACGGTTCCCGTGCTCTTGTCTACCACGGAGCCGGTGCAAGCGGCCAGTTACTTGAATCCCTTACCTCATGTCTTGACGTTAACCGCCATTGTGGTTGGCGTGGCGACCACCGGTGTGGGATTAGCCCTGTGCGGGGCGATCTATCGGCAATATGGAAGCCTTGATGAAGAAAAAATTCTTGAAAAATTAGAATGA